CCAGCAGATAAGCTGACCATATCCTTAACCGAAGGAACCAAAGACGAAACGTTTACGCAGTTTGTATGGAGCAAAGCCGACTACGGTTTTAAGGCTGCAATTGAGTACCAAATTCAGTTTTCGAAGAACAGCGACATGTCGAGGCCTAAGGTGCTTAGCACGGTTTCGCTTAGCAACAAGTACAGCCTTTCGAACTTAGAATTCGACAAGTTCCTTCTTGGAAGCTTAAAGCTAACACCAAACGTTGCAGCAACCATTTACTACAGAGTTGTTGCCGTTGTAGCAGGTCTTCCTCGCACCACCTACCCTGCTGGCGGTGCCACTACAGCCGTACAAACGATGACCGTTACTCCTTTCAACACCCCTGTTGACGTAAAATCGTGGGGTATTGTTGGTAGCGCAACTCCAAACGGATGGAATGGTCCTGACTTTGTTATGGACGATGGCGATGTAGAAGGACAGTACGAGGCTATTGTTACGCTAAACGCTGGCGAAATTAAGTTTAGGTTTAACAACGACTGGGGGTTGAACCTTGGTGGTACACCAGGAGCGCTAACCCAAGGCGGCAATAACATTGCAATTTCTGAGGCAGGTAAGTACAAAATCACCCTAACGGTGAAGAAGGATGGCAATACCTACACAGGAACCTACACCATCGTAAAGCTATAAAGCACTACTAATTTTAAGAGGGGTTTCTTTAGGGAAACCCCTCTTCTTTTTATAATCACCAACAGAGGTCAACTATACGTAATATGAAACGATTTATCACAAGTGCTCTTGCGCTAATTGTTGCCGCTACCTCATTCGGCCAACCCAAGCAGAGCCCTCAGGCAACCATCAAGCATGTTGACTGGGCCAAGAATGCCGTAATCTACGAGGTAAACACCCGCCAGTACACCCCCGAGGGAACCTTCAAGGCCATGCAGGCACACCTCCCCCGCCTCAAGCAGCTCGGCGTCGATATCCTCTGGTTTATGCCCATCCACAAGATTGGCGTAAAGGACCGCAAGGGCGAGCTGGGCAGCTACTACTCCATTCAGGACTACAAGAGCATCAACCCCGAGTTCGGCAATATGGATGACTTTAAGGCCACCGTTAAGGAGGCCCACAAGCTCGGCTTTAAGGTAATCATTGACTGGGTGGCCAACCACACCTCGCGCGACTCGAAGTGGCTCATCGAGCATCCCGAGTGGTTCGTAAAGGACAAGGACGGGAACGTGCTTGCCCCATTCGACTGGAGCGACGTGGCCAAGCTCGACTACACCAGCAAGGAGATGCGCGCCGCCATGGTCGACGCCATGAAGTTCTGGCTCACCGAGGCCAACATCGACGGCTTCCGCTGCGATGTGGCCGGCGAGGTGCCCACCGATTTCTGGGATGATGCCCGTCGCGAGCTCGACAAGGTGAAGCCCGTATTCATGCTCGCCGAAGCCGAGAAGCCCGAACTTACCCTAAAGGCTTTCGACATGGAC
This genomic interval from Acetobacteroides hydrogenigenes contains the following:
- a CDS encoding SusE domain-containing protein; the encoded protein is MKRLKYLAYALASIFLLASCEKDETKVYLSDKSTAPVLSTPADKLTISLTEGTKDETFTQFVWSKADYGFKAAIEYQIQFSKNSDMSRPKVLSTVSLSNKYSLSNLEFDKFLLGSLKLTPNVAATIYYRVVAVVAGLPRTTYPAGGATTAVQTMTVTPFNTPVDVKSWGIVGSATPNGWNGPDFVMDDGDVEGQYEAIVTLNAGEIKFRFNNDWGLNLGGTPGALTQGGNNIAISEAGKYKITLTVKKDGNTYTGTYTIVKL
- a CDS encoding alpha-amylase family glycosyl hydrolase — translated: MKRFITSALALIVAATSFGQPKQSPQATIKHVDWAKNAVIYEVNTRQYTPEGTFKAMQAHLPRLKQLGVDILWFMPIHKIGVKDRKGELGSYYSIQDYKSINPEFGNMDDFKATVKEAHKLGFKVIIDWVANHTSRDSKWLIEHPEWFVKDKDGNVLAPFDWSDVAKLDYTSKEMRAAMVDAMKFWLTEANIDGFRCDVAGEVPTDFWDDARRELDKVKPVFMLAEAEKPELTLKAFDMDYAWNLHHIMNQIAQGKQDVSAISGYFKKQDSLYTKSAIRMSFTSNHDENTWNGTEFERMGPAAKTFAALCYMMPGMPLIYNGQEVAFNRRLEFFKKDSIAWKDDAAYTTFYQKLNQLRKANKALWSGDNRNVSYKVDPKGNTLIIERTKEQNRVVALFNMSGKEVQMATPSSAKKEYLSGKTYKPNTKVTLKPWEFLIFVK